GTCATCAACCCCGGCGGACTCACGCACACCTCCGTCGCTCTGCGCGATGCACTCACGGGGGTCGCGCTGCCCTTCGCCGAGGTGCACATCTCCGACGTCTACGCGCGGGAGGCGTTCCGCCACCATTCGTACCTCCACGACGTCGCCGCGGTGCGCGTGATCGGCGAGGGCGTGGACGGGTATGTGAGCGCCGTGCGGCAGCTCGCAGCGCTGATCCCGTAGAATCGACTGTCGGCCCACCCAGTCCACCTCGGACGCGAGCGGCCCCCAGACTCTAGGAACGGAAAGTCCCGCGCATGGCATCTACCGCAGACATCAAGAACGGCGTCGTCCTCAGCATCGAGCGCCAGCTCTGGAGCGTCGTCGAGTTCCAGCACGTCAAGCCCGGCAAGGGAGGCGCGTTCGTCCGTACGAAGCTCAAGAACGTCATGACCGGAAAGGTCGTCGACAAGACCTTCAACGCCGGCGCCAAGGTCGAGATCGAGAACGTCGACCGCCGTGACTACACCTACCTGTACACCGACGGCGACGGCTACGTCTTCATGGACCAGACCGACTACGACCAGATCACGGTCAGCGCCGCGACCGTCGGCGACGCGAAGAACTTCCTGCTCGAGAACCAGCAGGTCACGATCGCGCTCAACAACGGCAACCCGCTGTACATCGATCTGCCGGCATCCGTGATCCTCGAGATCACCTACACGGAGCCGGGCCTGCAGGGCGATCGCTCTTCGGCCGGCACCAAGCCCGCGACGCTGGAGACCGGCTACGAGATCCAGGTCCCGCTGTTCGTAGAGACCGGCACCAAGGTCAAGGTCGACACGCGCACCGGCGACTACCTCGGCCGCGAGAAGTAAGGCGTGAGCGCCCGTACGAAGGCGCGTAAGCGCGCACTCGACATCCTGTTCTCCGCCGACGTCCGCGGCGACGACGTCTCGGTGACCCTGGCCGCCGAAGCCAAGCGCGCCGCGAGCGAGCCCGCCCGTGAGGCCTCGTGGCTCTACGCTCGCGAGGTCGTGGACGGCATCATCGACCACCGCGACGAGATCGACGAGCAGATCACGACCCACAGTCGCGACTGGCGTCTCGAGCGGATGCCGGCCGTCGACCGTGCGCTGCTGCGCATCGGCGTCTGGGAGATCCTGTTCAACGACGAGGTGCCGACCGCCGTCGCGATCGATGAGGCCGTCGAACTCGCCAAGGAGTTCTCGACCGACGACTCCGGCGCCTTCGTGCACGGTGTCCTCGCGCGGGTCTCACGCGCAGCCTGAACGACGACTCCGAACGCGGCGACCTCGATGTCCGAGGCAGCCGGAAGGATGGGACGATGCCTGCGCCGCACGTCGATCTCCGCGACCTGATGCACATCACCGATGTCGGCGGGTACCAGCGCGGTCTCGCCTACTTCCGTGAGGGCAACGTCCTCGACGTCGTCTGGCACGAGGATCTCCTCGAGCTCGAGGGGCACGTCCGCGGAAGCGCCGATGCGCAGTACGTGACGGAGATCGTCTTCCACTCCTCGAACGGCACGCGCCGGATGCGCACGACGCGCTGCACGTGCCCGGTCCGCACCGGATGCAAGCACGTCGTCGCGACCGTGCTGGCGTCGAACGTGCACGAGTACTCGCAGCAGAAGGTGGCGCTGCAGACGCCGCCCGAGCCCACGCCCGTACCGCGGGCCGCCCCGAGCGCCTCGTGGCGGAGCCTTCTCGACCCCTCCGTCTCGCGTCATCCGCAGCCGCTCGCCCTGGGGGTGGAACTCCGCCACCGCGACTCGCGCGAGGAGAATCACTGGGGGCCGCGGCCGGTGCGCGCCGCGACTGCGCGTGACCTCGCCCGGCCGAGCGGCGAGCTGCTGCTGGCGATCCGTCCGCTGATGCGCAGCGCGCAGACCGGGGCGTGGATCCAGGGCGCCGCGGGGTGGGATGCCGTGCGCCGCGACGTGTCGCAGTTCGGCCGCGAGCAGAACCGCTGGTTCGGAGACCTGCTCAGCATCTCGCGCGATTCGCTGCTGTCGGGCAACGCCGGCGAGTGGCTGGTCCTCGACCAGGTCGAGTCCCCGCTGCTGTGGGGACAGCTGCGCTCAGCCGCTGAGGTCGGCATCCCTCTCGTCTCGAGTCAGAAGAGCGCCTCGGTGCGCATCGCGACGGCGGCGGAGGTCTCGACCCTGATCGCCCGAGCGGACGACGGCTCGCTGTCGGTGACCGCTGACGTGCGCATCGACGATCAGCCGGTGCCCGCAGCGGAGGTGCACCCGATCGGCCGCACCGGCGTCTACGCCGCGCGGCTCGTCGGAGCGCGCATCGAGATCGTGCTCGCGGAGTCGACGCTCAGCGAGCAGACCCGTGCGCTGCTCGCCACGGCCGCGCCGATCGAGGTGCCTGCATCCGACGAGGCGGCGTTCATCGCCGACGCGTATCCCCTGCTTGCCAGACGAGGGGCGGTGCACACGGTCGGTGCCGTCGATCTTCCCGCCGTCCCCGCACCTGAACCCGTGCTCACCGTCACATACGAGCGCGGGGATGTCGTCAGCTATGCGTTCGAGTGGTCGTACGGGGAGTTCGGCCGTGTGCCGTTCGCCTGGAACGGCGCGGCAGTGCGCGACGCCGACGCGGAGGCGACCGTGCGGGCGACGATCGAGACCGTGTGGCAGGAGTTCCGCAGCACCAGTTTCCGCCCTGCCGGGTCTCTCCACGACATCGATGCCGCCGCGTTCGTCGCCGAATGCGTCCCGGCACTCGAGGCGGCAGGGGTCTCGGTCGAGTCGCGAGGAGCGCGCAAGGAGTATCGCGAGCTGACCGGCGACCCCCTGGTGAAGGTCACCACGGTCGAGACGACGGACTCGGACTGGTTCGATCTGGGCATCCTGGTGACGATCGACGGTCGGCGGATCCCGTTCGGCCCGCTGTTCACGGCGATGAGCCGCGGCCGTAAGAAGCTGCTGCTCTCGGACGGCGGATACTTCTCGTTGAATCATCCGGCCCTCGATCGACTGCGTGACCTGATCGAGGAGGCCGGGGAGCTCGACGAATGGGAGACCGGCCCGCGGATCAGCCGGTATCAGGTCGACCTCTGGGAGGAGTTCGAGGACCTCGCCGACGAGGCGGAGCCCGCCGTCAGCTGGCGAGCCACTGCCGACGGTCTCCGCCAGGCCACCGGAGTTCCCGAGAGTCCGGTGCCCGAGGGGGTGCTCGCCGACCTGCGGCCGTATCAGAAGGCCGGCTTCGACTGGTTGGCCTTCCTCTGGCGGCATCGGCTCGGCGGGATCCTCGCGGACGACATGGGGTTGGGCAAGACCCTGCAGCTGCTCACGTTCATCCAGCACACGAGAGTGCAGGGGGAGACGCGGCCCTTCCTCGTGCTGGCGCCCACCTCGGTGCTCAGCACCTGGCGGTCGGAGGCCGCGCGGTTCACACCCGGACTCCGCGTCGCGGTCGTCGACAGCACGAGCACAGGCGGCAGACGGGCCGACACACTGGCCTCGGCCGCGGCATCCGCAGACATCGTGGTGAGCTCCTACACCGTGGCACGTCTCGACGAGATGGAGTTCGGGAGGATCGAGTGGGCGGGGCTGATCCTCGACGAGGCGCAGTTCGTCAAGAACCCCAAGACACGGCTGCATCGCGCGATCTCGACATTCCACGCGGATGTCACCTACGCCGTCACCGGAACCCCGATGGAGAACAGCCTCACGGAGCTGTGGTCGCTGCTGAAGCTCGCCGCTCCCGGCCTCTTCCCGTCGGCTCGCAAGTTCCGCGACCGCTACATCCATCCGATCGAGAAGGGCAAGGTGCCGGAGAACGAAGAGGGCGGCACGTATCGCGCCCGACGTCTCGCCCAGCTGCGGCGCCGGGTGCGCCCGCTCATGCTCCGCCGGACGAAGGAACTGGTCGCCCCCGATCTCCCGGACAAGCAGGAGCAGCTGCTCGAGGTCGAGCTGAGCGCCGAGCACCGCGCACTGTACGACGTCGTGCTCCAGCGCGAACGCCAGAAGGTGCTGGGACTGATCGACGATCTCGACCGCAACAGGTTCATCGTGTTCCGCTCGCTCACCCTGCTGCGCATGCTGAGCCTCGCCCCGGCGCTGGTCGACGACGCGGATGCGGAGATCGGGTCGAGCAAGCTCGACACCCTCCTCGAACGGGTCGTGGAGCTGCAGGCCGAGGGACACCGTGCGCTCGTCTTCAGCCAGTTCACCTCGTTCCTGGATCTGGCCGCCGCGCGTCTCGAGGCGGCCGGCATCCCGTACGCCCACCTCGACGGCTCCACGCGACACCGCGAGCAGGTCATCGACGGGTTCAAGGCGGGGGAGCAGCCGGTCTTCCTGATCAGTCTGAAGGCGGGTGGGTTCGGGCTCACGCTCACCGAGGCCGACTACGTCTTCCTGCTGGATCCCTGGTGGAACCCGGCGGCCGAGGAGCAGGCGATCGACCGCACGCACCGTATCGGTCAGACGAGCCAGGTCTTCGTCTACCGGATGATCTCGACGGGCACGATCGAGGAGAAGGTGCTGGAGCTGCAGCGGCGCAAGGCGCGGCTCTTCACCGCCGTGATGGACGACGACGAGCTGTTCGCGCAGTCGCTCACGGCAGACGACATCAAGGGACTCTTCGAGGATCGATGATTTCTCCCGGCCGGGTCACCGCATCCGCCCAGGACCCCATCGGTAGAATCGAACGGCTCACTTCAGGAGGATTGCATGCGGATCACGGGACTCGGCCACGCCGGGATGTTCATCGAGACGGTCGGCGGGAACATCATCTGCGACCCCGTCCTCGGGCCTTCCTTCTTCGGCTCCTGGTTCCCGTTCCCCGACAACAGGGGGCTCGACTGGGAGCGGTTCGGTCGGGAGGCCGACTTCCTCTACATCTCGCACCGGCACCGCGATCACTTCGATCCTGCGCTGCTCGAGCGATACATCCGCAAGGACATCGAGGTGCTGCTTCCCGAATACCCGATCGATGACCTCGAACAGGACATCAGGGCCCTCGGCTACACGAACATCACGTATGCGCCCGCCGGGGAGATCATCGAGCGCGGCGAACTGAAGATCATGATCACCCCGCTGCGGGCGCCGAGTGACGGCCCGATCGGAGACTCGTCGCTGAGCGTCGACGACGGCACGGGCTCTGTGCTCAATCAGAACGACTCGCATCCGCTCGACCTCGACGCCCTGCTGCACTTCGGCAAGCCTGACGCGTACTTCACCCAGGTGTCCGGAGCGATCTGGTGGCCGATGGTCTACGACCTGCCGATGGACGCCAAGCAGAACTTCGCGAAGCTGAAGCGCGACGCTCAGAACAAGCGCGCCATGTACTACATCGACAAGGTCGACGCGCCGCACGTCTTCCCGATGGCAGGGCCGCCGATGTTCCTGCGCGACGACCTCTTCGACTTCAACGGCATGGGGCGCAACGGCGAGTCGATCTTCACCGACCAGAAGCAGTTCCTCGCGCACATGAAGGAGCTGTCGCCGCAGTATGCCGGACACCTCTTCGTCCCCGGGACCGTGGTCACTGTCGACGGGGGAGAGGTGTCGACCGAGCAGTCGCTCTACACCGAGGCGGAGCTCGCCCACATCTTCGACGAGAAGTGGGACTACCTGGAGGAGCAGCGCGCCTCGCGTCAGCAGGAGCTCCGCGACGAGGAGGCCTCCCGCGCCGCGGTCCTTCCCGCCGCCGAGATGCTCGAAGAGCTCAAGACCTGGTGGGAGCCGCTGCTGAAGAAGTCGCGCACCATCCGTCTCGGCGTCGGCGGCTGCGTGCGCTTCCGGATCGGTGACCTCGACATGGTCGTCGACTTCCCCCGAGCAAAGGTCCGCGAGTACGCGGGCGAGGAGTGCATCTACTGGTACACGATCCCCGCCGACCTGGTCTCGACGAACATCCGCGACCACGAGATCGACTGGTCGAACTCGATCTTCCTGTCGATGCAGTTCCAGGTCGGACGCAGCGGCAAGTTCAACGAGTTCCTCACGACTTTCCTCAAGTGCCTGTCGGTGGATCGCATCGAGTACGTCGAGAACTGGTACCAGGAGCAGACGGATCAGACCGAGGATGCCGAGATCGGCGACTGGGTCGTGCAGC
This genomic interval from Microbacterium hydrocarbonoxydans contains the following:
- a CDS encoding DEAD/DEAH box helicase, yielding MPAPHVDLRDLMHITDVGGYQRGLAYFREGNVLDVVWHEDLLELEGHVRGSADAQYVTEIVFHSSNGTRRMRTTRCTCPVRTGCKHVVATVLASNVHEYSQQKVALQTPPEPTPVPRAAPSASWRSLLDPSVSRHPQPLALGVELRHRDSREENHWGPRPVRAATARDLARPSGELLLAIRPLMRSAQTGAWIQGAAGWDAVRRDVSQFGREQNRWFGDLLSISRDSLLSGNAGEWLVLDQVESPLLWGQLRSAAEVGIPLVSSQKSASVRIATAAEVSTLIARADDGSLSVTADVRIDDQPVPAAEVHPIGRTGVYAARLVGARIEIVLAESTLSEQTRALLATAAPIEVPASDEAAFIADAYPLLARRGAVHTVGAVDLPAVPAPEPVLTVTYERGDVVSYAFEWSYGEFGRVPFAWNGAAVRDADAEATVRATIETVWQEFRSTSFRPAGSLHDIDAAAFVAECVPALEAAGVSVESRGARKEYRELTGDPLVKVTTVETTDSDWFDLGILVTIDGRRIPFGPLFTAMSRGRKKLLLSDGGYFSLNHPALDRLRDLIEEAGELDEWETGPRISRYQVDLWEEFEDLADEAEPAVSWRATADGLRQATGVPESPVPEGVLADLRPYQKAGFDWLAFLWRHRLGGILADDMGLGKTLQLLTFIQHTRVQGETRPFLVLAPTSVLSTWRSEAARFTPGLRVAVVDSTSTGGRRADTLASAAASADIVVSSYTVARLDEMEFGRIEWAGLILDEAQFVKNPKTRLHRAISTFHADVTYAVTGTPMENSLTELWSLLKLAAPGLFPSARKFRDRYIHPIEKGKVPENEEGGTYRARRLAQLRRRVRPLMLRRTKELVAPDLPDKQEQLLEVELSAEHRALYDVVLQRERQKVLGLIDDLDRNRFIVFRSLTLLRMLSLAPALVDDADAEIGSSKLDTLLERVVELQAEGHRALVFSQFTSFLDLAAARLEAAGIPYAHLDGSTRHREQVIDGFKAGEQPVFLISLKAGGFGLTLTEADYVFLLDPWWNPAAEEQAIDRTHRIGQTSQVFVYRMISTGTIEEKVLELQRRKARLFTAVMDDDELFAQSLTADDIKGLFEDR
- the nusB gene encoding transcription antitermination factor NusB, giving the protein MSARTKARKRALDILFSADVRGDDVSVTLAAEAKRAASEPAREASWLYAREVVDGIIDHRDEIDEQITTHSRDWRLERMPAVDRALLRIGVWEILFNDEVPTAVAIDEAVELAKEFSTDDSGAFVHGVLARVSRAA
- the efp gene encoding elongation factor P gives rise to the protein MASTADIKNGVVLSIERQLWSVVEFQHVKPGKGGAFVRTKLKNVMTGKVVDKTFNAGAKVEIENVDRRDYTYLYTDGDGYVFMDQTDYDQITVSAATVGDAKNFLLENQQVTIALNNGNPLYIDLPASVILEITYTEPGLQGDRSSAGTKPATLETGYEIQVPLFVETGTKVKVDTRTGDYLGREK
- a CDS encoding Rieske 2Fe-2S domain-containing protein encodes the protein MRITGLGHAGMFIETVGGNIICDPVLGPSFFGSWFPFPDNRGLDWERFGREADFLYISHRHRDHFDPALLERYIRKDIEVLLPEYPIDDLEQDIRALGYTNITYAPAGEIIERGELKIMITPLRAPSDGPIGDSSLSVDDGTGSVLNQNDSHPLDLDALLHFGKPDAYFTQVSGAIWWPMVYDLPMDAKQNFAKLKRDAQNKRAMYYIDKVDAPHVFPMAGPPMFLRDDLFDFNGMGRNGESIFTDQKQFLAHMKELSPQYAGHLFVPGTVVTVDGGEVSTEQSLYTEAELAHIFDEKWDYLEEQRASRQQELRDEEASRAAVLPAAEMLEELKTWWEPLLKKSRTIRLGVGGCVRFRIGDLDMVVDFPRAKVREYAGEECIYWYTIPADLVSTNIRDHEIDWSNSIFLSMQFQVGRSGKFNEFLTTFLKCLSVDRIEYVENWYQEQTDQTEDAEIGDWVVQRRCPHLRADLTKTGKVDEDGILTCSMHDWKWDLKTGRCLSTSGHPIRSSKIDEVTDAVLREAS
- the aroQ gene encoding type II 3-dehydroquinate dehydratase; the protein is MTRRILLVNGPNLNLLGSREPEVYGTATLADVERLTTEAAAAEGFEVRALQSNHEGVLIDAIHAAREDCAGIVINPGGLTHTSVALRDALTGVALPFAEVHISDVYAREAFRHHSYLHDVAAVRVIGEGVDGYVSAVRQLAALIP